A window from Listeria seeligeri serovar 1/2b str. SLCC3954 encodes these proteins:
- a CDS encoding LapB repeat-containing protein translates to MKKSTLVITLMLLVSTIMPTTSFSNTEIAENPVKESTTIDATETLQEENLAIDKSSSDDKQETTAPEVADINNTTAIKQTEKSNEEKSSPDSLDAKNSTTNSVSALQAASSDAGMTYRTGETLSSTQYLEDIHATVISGQTATADFSKVNTAVAGTYPVKIQYKDSSNNVVQTLDREIKMVVPIKMNGYDSRGGGAWTLNYFWGRYYVYADTYHQKIKVLDAITELVSPSAPDAMIHTHFQNAAYYKLKLYQSNVKNVVLEGQNTVRASLPLLEDWSYNIGDYYEIHCQESGKLADYAIATMENKPANADQQHMIGTSSEISGGGYLKFQMSEDGFIYVDTIKPTLNVAHTNVSLDYNASVTEEEFLELAGVTYSDNMDTVNQSGDSVTVTTDFDQDTLTNSVGNKTVNIKVTDDEGNFVEKSVTVTVSATDITADDGMTYRTGETLSSNQYLEDIHATEINGLTATADLSDVNVSRVGSYTVPIQYKDSEGAVAYELESQLSIVEPIYINGLAAADADDSIRYYIYADAYHQEIKLKLGGAAYSPFNANMYSSQYVKFSLKDRDGAVKNSVTLNAQQKANDPTLYSSVNNWEYELGDYYQIDHSEGDYRLVNEPDATIANKPFNPSESNMSSPSFELNNSSNDAALTLEMIDSGFKYVDTKPPTATADNTLKLEYKQPMSEEAYYDAIHLTLADNMFDSFTMSADDFFTVESNYSSSITDNRSGTYPITIHVEDESGNRMRNGSTNTEITRTNTITMQTTLPTADAVKPNKGYTLGTDISTINPDELVENLDSSVSFVNDVEVIGWDSAHTPSSNTIGTKSANVLIEDDRGVQASIPVDIGINYDDSLYFAASGVNRGGVVLTLTDNNNLPNLALTAGDNDGTTAFDSSDSNAEYLSTTFYHRSSTTGPITDDTQYGTVAVNKGDKLADYVTKYDTENIASELRYGDIIAVDYDYQDHVTRYDDSVAHDDATSGETIYYEVTKDGFEPVTEPFGTVQFDQNDGPNEIAFETTRVGEGLKTIHRDEANYSFSVLDTRYQKGWKVYVGISEPLTSSTGDTLDGAIIWKSSNGTETTLTPGNAIEIGGLASTTDESKQKTTFSFGAEEGPLLKYNTSAVSAGNYATTFDWSIVDAP, encoded by the coding sequence ATGAAAAAAAGTACGTTGGTGATAACACTAATGCTTTTAGTAAGTACCATTATGCCAACAACAAGTTTCTCAAATACAGAGATAGCAGAGAACCCAGTGAAGGAATCAACAACAATTGATGCAACGGAAACCCTTCAAGAAGAAAACCTAGCCATTGATAAAAGTAGTAGTGACGATAAGCAAGAAACTACAGCACCAGAAGTTGCTGATATAAATAACACCACTGCAATTAAGCAAACCGAGAAATCTAACGAGGAAAAGTCTTCTCCTGATTCGCTTGATGCTAAGAATTCTACAACTAATTCAGTAAGTGCATTGCAAGCTGCTTCCTCAGATGCTGGGATGACTTATCGAACAGGAGAGACTTTATCTAGCACGCAATATTTAGAAGATATTCATGCAACAGTCATATCGGGCCAAACAGCAACTGCAGACTTTTCGAAAGTGAATACAGCAGTGGCAGGTACATACCCAGTAAAAATTCAATATAAAGATAGCTCGAATAATGTAGTTCAAACATTAGATAGAGAAATTAAAATGGTCGTCCCAATCAAGATGAATGGTTATGATAGTAGGGGTGGGGGGGCGTGGACTTTAAATTATTTCTGGGGACGATATTATGTCTATGCTGATACCTATCACCAAAAAATAAAAGTACTTGATGCAATAACAGAACTTGTATCCCCAAGTGCCCCTGATGCAATGATCCATACCCATTTTCAGAACGCGGCTTACTACAAATTGAAGCTTTATCAGAGTAATGTGAAAAATGTGGTTTTAGAAGGTCAAAATACGGTACGTGCTTCCCTACCATTACTAGAAGACTGGAGCTACAACATTGGGGATTACTATGAAATACATTGTCAGGAATCAGGTAAATTAGCAGATTATGCGATAGCAACAATGGAAAATAAACCTGCTAATGCAGATCAACAACATATGATCGGTACAAGTTCTGAAATTTCAGGAGGTGGTTATCTTAAATTTCAAATGAGTGAAGATGGTTTTATTTATGTAGATACTATTAAACCTACATTGAATGTAGCTCATACTAATGTTTCTTTAGACTACAATGCTAGTGTCACCGAAGAAGAATTTCTTGAACTAGCAGGTGTTACTTATTCCGATAATATGGACACAGTAAATCAATCTGGCGACAGCGTTACAGTTACAACGGATTTTGACCAAGATACACTGACAAATTCTGTAGGTAACAAAACAGTTAATATCAAAGTGACTGATGATGAAGGTAATTTTGTTGAAAAATCTGTTACGGTGACGGTTTCTGCCACGGATATAACAGCGGATGATGGAATGACTTATCGAACAGGGGAAACCTTATCAAGTAATCAGTATTTAGAAGATATTCACGCTACAGAGATAAATGGTTTGACTGCGACTGCAGATTTATCAGACGTCAATGTATCAAGAGTAGGTAGTTATACTGTCCCTATCCAGTATAAAGATAGTGAAGGTGCAGTAGCTTATGAGTTAGAAAGCCAACTATCCATTGTAGAACCTATTTATATCAATGGTTTAGCTGCTGCAGATGCTGATGATTCTATACGTTATTATATTTATGCAGATGCGTATCATCAAGAAATTAAATTAAAACTTGGGGGAGCTGCATATTCTCCATTTAATGCTAATATGTACTCTTCGCAATATGTGAAGTTTTCTTTGAAAGATCGTGATGGTGCTGTAAAGAATTCTGTAACGTTAAATGCGCAACAAAAAGCCAATGACCCAACCTTGTATTCAAGTGTTAATAATTGGGAGTATGAGTTAGGGGATTATTACCAAATTGATCACTCGGAGGGTGATTATAGATTAGTAAATGAGCCTGATGCAACTATCGCCAATAAGCCATTTAATCCTTCAGAGTCTAATATGTCTAGTCCTTCTTTTGAGTTAAATAACAGTTCTAATGATGCAGCTCTTACATTAGAAATGATAGATAGTGGTTTTAAGTATGTAGACACTAAGCCACCTACTGCTACAGCTGATAATACGCTTAAATTAGAATACAAACAACCTATGTCAGAAGAAGCATACTATGATGCGATTCATTTAACACTTGCTGATAATATGTTTGATTCGTTCACTATGTCTGCAGATGACTTTTTCACAGTGGAGAGTAATTATAGCTCGTCTATCACCGATAATCGTTCTGGTACGTACCCGATTACCATTCATGTGGAAGATGAATCAGGTAATCGGATGAGAAATGGCTCCACGAATACTGAAATCACGAGAACAAATACTATTACGATGCAAACTACATTACCAACTGCAGATGCAGTGAAACCTAATAAGGGTTATACACTTGGAACAGATATAAGTACTATAAATCCCGACGAATTGGTCGAAAACCTAGATTCATCCGTTTCGTTTGTTAACGATGTAGAAGTAATTGGATGGGATTCAGCTCATACACCATCAAGTAATACCATAGGAACAAAATCTGCAAATGTGCTGATTGAAGATGATCGCGGAGTTCAAGCAAGTATTCCGGTTGATATTGGGATTAACTATGACGATAGTTTATATTTTGCAGCAAGTGGAGTGAATCGAGGTGGGGTAGTACTTACATTGACAGATAATAACAATTTACCCAACCTAGCCCTTACAGCTGGAGACAATGATGGCACTACGGCTTTTGACTCCAGTGATAGTAATGCGGAATATTTATCAACGACTTTTTATCATAGAAGTAGTACGACAGGCCCTATTACGGATGATACTCAATATGGAACGGTAGCTGTTAATAAAGGTGATAAATTGGCTGATTACGTAACAAAGTATGACACTGAAAACATTGCTTCGGAACTCCGGTATGGTGATATTATAGCTGTTGATTACGACTATCAAGATCACGTTACAAGATATGATGATTCAGTGGCTCATGATGATGCTACTTCTGGAGAAACTATTTATTATGAAGTAACAAAGGATGGTTTTGAACCAGTGACTGAACCTTTTGGAACTGTTCAATTTGATCAAAATGATGGTCCAAATGAAATTGCGTTCGAAACAACCCGAGTCGGCGAAGGGCTCAAGACTATTCATCGTGATGAAGCTAATTATAGTTTCTCGGTCCTAGATACACGTTATCAAAAAGGTTGGAAAGTCTACGTTGGAATATCAGAACCGCTGACCTCTTCTACCGGTGACACATTGGATGGCGCTATTATTTGGAAATCATCTAATGGAACAGAGACTACGCTCACGCCAGGAAATGCTATAGAAATAGGAGGCTTAGCGTCTACAACAGATGAAAGTAAGCAAAAAACGACCTTTTCTTTTGGAGCTGAGGAAGGGCCGCTATTGAAATATAATACTTCTGCTGTTTCAGCTGGTAATTACGCCACAACTTTTGATTGGTCTATTGTTGATGCTCCTTGA
- a CDS encoding LPXTG cell wall anchor domain-containing protein produces the protein MKQLLMLGIVMCFLVMSPQVIFADTTHSDQGAVSEAGVTFKGYEKGSDTPTNKPKDPPIPGGSDITVDSGDNEGNKGSLPRTGDTYSQLALGAGIGLVGLSIYRFKKAKKS, from the coding sequence GTGAAACAGTTACTCATGTTAGGGATTGTGATGTGTTTTTTGGTAATGAGTCCGCAAGTGATTTTTGCAGATACAACTCATTCTGACCAAGGTGCGGTGAGTGAAGCTGGGGTGACGTTTAAAGGGTATGAGAAAGGCTCTGATACTCCAACAAATAAACCAAAGGATCCTCCTATTCCGGGCGGGTCGGATATAACCGTTGATTCTGGAGATAATGAAGGAAACAAGGGGAGTCTTCCTCGTACTGGCGATACATATTCACAATTAGCTTTGGGGGCTGGCATTGGCTTGGTTGGCTTAAGTATTTACAGATTTAAAAAAGCAAAAAAGAGTTAG
- a CDS encoding WxL domain-containing protein gives MKNKKVLALLTTFAVTALPVVTLLGTDVSAATTFNSNGLGATSDGTIIFEPNTTPVNPVNPDDDDPYTPDDNPVNPDDTNPLKIAYVSTLDFGTQAISSENKVYTANKVTLTNQLDNTTTKEINPAVTISDGRGTGAGWKLQVKQNSAFTNASSDTLEGAQLTLEKSGIYTNQSNTSVPPTGAASVDVNTSNANVLTAAANTGQGVWQEEMVAKLAVAGNTAKEGTYSTTLTWTLTDTPS, from the coding sequence ATGAAAAACAAAAAAGTACTTGCTTTATTAACAACTTTTGCAGTAACAGCACTACCAGTAGTGACTTTATTAGGAACAGATGTATCCGCAGCCACTACATTCAACTCGAATGGTTTGGGAGCAACTTCTGACGGAACAATTATTTTTGAACCTAATACAACTCCAGTCAATCCCGTCAATCCTGATGATGACGACCCTTATACACCAGACGATAATCCAGTCAACCCGGATGACACTAATCCATTAAAAATTGCGTATGTATCCACATTAGATTTTGGCACGCAAGCTATTTCTAGTGAAAACAAGGTATATACAGCTAATAAAGTGACCTTAACTAATCAATTAGATAATACAACAACAAAAGAAATCAATCCAGCAGTAACTATTTCAGATGGTCGTGGTACTGGTGCTGGTTGGAAGCTCCAAGTAAAACAAAATAGTGCTTTCACTAATGCTAGTAGTGACACTTTAGAAGGAGCACAACTAACACTAGAAAAATCAGGTATTTATACTAACCAATCAAATACTTCTGTACCTCCAACTGGTGCAGCTTCTGTGGACGTAAATACTAGTAACGCCAATGTTTTAACTGCTGCAGCGAATACTGGACAAGGTGTTTGGCAAGAAGAGATGGTTGCAAAATTAGCTGTAGCAGGTAACACAGCTAAAGAAGGAACTTACTCAACAACCTTAACTTGGACATTAACAGATACACCTTCATAA
- a CDS encoding DUF916 and DUF3324 domain-containing protein, which produces MRFKAKSCIIFGVLLMGLNWFPPIAQADSTINFGVQAEIPENQIDKKQTYFDLQMSAGKKETIYVDVSNPTNSKVTVEVEVNSATTNDNGIIDYSEGNKKPDKTLKYDMKDIVKYDKEFQLAPKETKKVPIEIIMPETTYDGIILGGINFKQKETEVSATETEEKDKSMVENRYSYIIGLKLTETTNEVTPDMKLKSIKPGQYNYANYVKVNLQNPTSTMISNLKIDGKVYKDGSKEVLHETKKEKLSMAPNSNFNYMIDWGNQAFKSGDYRLKMTATDGEHTWKWDEQFTIDKKDAQKYNNRAVNLEKDYTWLYIVLGVIGLLLLLLLVFLLGRRSSKKKEQGIKEKETKE; this is translated from the coding sequence ATGCGTTTTAAAGCCAAATCTTGTATCATCTTTGGTGTGTTATTAATGGGACTAAATTGGTTTCCTCCTATAGCGCAGGCAGATTCCACCATTAATTTTGGAGTTCAAGCTGAAATCCCTGAGAACCAAATAGATAAAAAGCAAACTTATTTTGATTTACAAATGTCTGCTGGCAAGAAAGAAACGATTTATGTGGATGTATCTAATCCGACAAATAGTAAAGTGACAGTGGAAGTGGAAGTTAACTCTGCAACAACGAATGATAACGGAATTATTGACTATTCGGAGGGGAATAAAAAGCCGGATAAAACATTAAAATACGACATGAAGGATATCGTGAAATACGATAAAGAATTTCAATTGGCGCCAAAAGAAACGAAAAAAGTACCCATCGAGATTATAATGCCAGAAACCACTTATGATGGAATTATTTTAGGAGGAATCAATTTCAAACAAAAAGAAACTGAAGTGTCCGCAACAGAAACTGAAGAGAAGGATAAATCCATGGTGGAAAATCGCTACTCTTATATTATTGGTCTAAAACTAACAGAAACAACAAATGAAGTGACCCCTGATATGAAGCTTAAAAGTATCAAACCAGGTCAATATAATTACGCGAACTACGTAAAAGTAAACTTGCAAAATCCAACTTCAACGATGATTTCTAACCTGAAAATAGATGGTAAAGTATATAAGGATGGTAGCAAAGAAGTTCTACATGAAACAAAAAAAGAAAAGTTATCAATGGCTCCTAATTCTAACTTTAATTATATGATTGATTGGGGAAATCAGGCTTTTAAATCGGGTGATTACCGACTGAAGATGACTGCAACTGATGGAGAACATACTTGGAAATGGGATGAGCAATTTACGATTGATAAAAAAGATGCTCAAAAATATAATAACCGAGCAGTAAATCTCGAAAAGGATTATACTTGGTTGTATATTGTCTTAGGAGTAATTGGACTTCTTCTGTTATTATTACTAGTATTTTTATTAGGTCGTCGTTCTTCTAAAAAGAAAGAACAAGGTATAAAAGAAAAGGAAACAAAAGAATAA
- a CDS encoding ABC transporter ATP-binding protein codes for MARNKFDVDEELETAFSSAHLKRILVYVKPYQKSIYLTLVVILLANIATMVGPYLTKIVIDDTIPNKDLTQLFWIAIIFIASVVITGLCMRYRIKSITLIGQDILKDMRTAIFGHLQKLPFSYFDSRPHGKILIRVVNYINMLSDLLSNGLINLISDILSVLVTLGFMLMIDPTLTLYSLALIPVLFILVMVIKTAQRKAYQVLSNKQSNMNAYIHESIAGIKVTQSFSREEENFEIFTEVSNEYRTSWMKAVKIQFLLWPGVQNIAVMTTCLIYFVGIKGYGVDVSTGTLIAFIGYVGNFWNPVINIGNFYNSLITATTYLERIFETMDVEPDIKDLPNAKKMPQIVGNVDFKNVYFRYEEGHDILKGINFHVDAGESIALVGPTGAGKTTIINLLSRFYDINSGEILVDGENIQDVTLRSLREQMGVMLQDTFIFSGTIIENIRYGKLDATEAEIIAAAKVVRAHDFISGLKDGYYTEVKERGSTLSAGQRQLISFARALLADPKILILDEATSSIDTQTEILLQEGLEKLLEGRTSFIIAHRLSTIKNSSRIFYIDNGKIQESGSHEELMAQHGYYYNLYQSQFDMLQAL; via the coding sequence ATGGCTAGAAATAAATTTGATGTCGATGAAGAGCTAGAAACAGCCTTTAGTTCCGCACATTTAAAACGGATTTTGGTATACGTCAAACCTTACCAAAAATCAATTTATCTGACGCTTGTTGTCATTTTACTTGCAAACATCGCAACAATGGTCGGACCTTATTTAACGAAAATAGTTATTGATGATACGATTCCAAATAAAGATTTGACTCAACTTTTCTGGATTGCGATTATTTTTATTGCTTCGGTTGTTATAACTGGCCTTTGTATGCGATATCGAATTAAGTCTATTACGCTGATTGGGCAAGATATTTTGAAAGATATGCGTACTGCGATTTTTGGTCATTTGCAAAAATTACCATTCTCTTATTTTGACAGCAGACCTCATGGGAAAATTCTTATTCGTGTCGTTAACTATATTAATATGTTGAGTGATTTACTTTCTAACGGGCTAATTAATTTGATTTCTGACATTTTAAGCGTGCTCGTTACACTTGGATTTATGCTGATGATTGATCCAACGCTGACACTTTATAGTTTGGCACTAATTCCTGTCTTGTTTATTCTTGTTATGGTGATCAAAACGGCGCAACGGAAGGCTTACCAAGTACTTAGCAATAAACAATCGAACATGAACGCTTATATCCATGAAAGTATTGCCGGCATAAAAGTAACCCAAAGCTTTTCCCGCGAAGAAGAAAATTTCGAGATTTTCACGGAGGTAAGTAACGAATATCGAACTTCATGGATGAAAGCTGTCAAAATTCAGTTCTTGCTTTGGCCAGGCGTACAAAATATCGCGGTAATGACGACTTGCCTAATTTACTTTGTTGGTATTAAAGGCTACGGAGTCGATGTTTCTACCGGGACTCTGATTGCTTTTATTGGTTATGTCGGTAACTTTTGGAATCCAGTAATTAATATCGGGAACTTTTATAATTCACTTATTACTGCTACGACTTACTTGGAACGAATTTTCGAAACAATGGACGTGGAGCCAGACATTAAAGACTTACCAAATGCGAAAAAAATGCCACAAATCGTTGGAAATGTTGATTTTAAAAATGTTTATTTTCGTTATGAGGAAGGGCATGATATTTTGAAAGGCATTAATTTTCATGTTGATGCAGGCGAATCTATTGCCCTCGTTGGTCCGACTGGTGCAGGAAAGACAACGATTATAAATTTACTGAGTCGTTTTTATGATATTAATTCTGGTGAGATTTTAGTTGATGGCGAAAATATTCAGGATGTAACTCTTAGATCGCTTCGAGAACAAATGGGCGTAATGCTCCAAGATACCTTTATTTTCTCAGGAACAATTATTGAAAATATCCGCTACGGTAAATTGGATGCAACAGAAGCAGAAATTATCGCCGCCGCCAAAGTTGTTCGCGCCCATGATTTTATATCTGGATTAAAGGATGGCTATTATACCGAAGTGAAAGAGCGTGGTAGCACACTTTCAGCTGGTCAGCGGCAACTTATCTCCTTTGCCCGGGCGTTACTTGCCGATCCAAAAATTCTTATTCTTGATGAAGCCACTTCAAGTATTGATACACAGACGGAAATTTTACTTCAAGAAGGTCTAGAGAAGTTGCTCGAAGGTCGTACTTCCTTTATTATTGCCCATCGACTTTCAACAATTAAGAATAGCTCCCGAATTTTTTATATTGATAATGGGAAAATCCAAGAATCAGGCAGCCACGAAGAATTAATGGCGCAACATGGTTATTATTATAATTTGTATCAATCACAATTTGATATGCTTCAGGCGCTTTAA
- a CDS encoding ABC transporter ATP-binding protein: MKSMKWIWQYVRKYRLLMFGVFILIFIASGISIIYPLLGGKVIDDVVYKNQPKLLIPLLLIMIISTIIRTICRYAYQIMCERIGQNSLFQIREDLYKKLQSLDFDFFNNTRVGDIMARMTGDTDAIRHFVSWVSYNILENIFLFTFAIVIMTTIDWKLTLALVIVTPLIAFLTMKMSSKAQPVFYEIRESFSRLNSMVEENISGNRVVKAFAREDFEMKKFHEHNEDFKQRNLDSAAVSRTYLPVLDSLAGILVVITLVFGGYLVIKGQMTLGDLVAFNGFLWMLNGPMRMSGWLINDVQRFVASSFKIQDMMATTAKIPIHAEKPAPSLQGYVEFKNVSFHFEDDPNTDVLKNISLKAAPGQTIAILGETGAGKSTLVNLICRFYDPTSGEILLDGVDAKKWHVRELRNHIATVMQDIFLFSDTIEGNIAFGAPDATMEDVRRMAQIADADHFIETMPESYDTIVGERGVGLSGGQKQRISLARALLKNPSILILDDTTSAVDMETEVKIQGELKQITENTTTFIIAHRISSVKEADEILILNHGEIIERGTHASLLAKKGYYFDIYNKQLGTEASANG, from the coding sequence ATGAAGAGTATGAAATGGATTTGGCAATATGTGCGGAAATATCGGCTGCTTATGTTTGGTGTATTTATTTTAATTTTTATTGCGTCTGGTATTAGTATTATTTATCCGCTACTTGGTGGGAAAGTGATTGATGATGTAGTTTATAAAAATCAGCCGAAATTACTTATTCCATTACTTTTAATCATGATTATTTCGACAATTATTCGAACGATTTGTCGGTATGCGTATCAGATTATGTGTGAGCGAATTGGGCAAAACTCCCTTTTTCAAATTCGCGAAGATCTTTACAAAAAATTACAGTCACTGGATTTCGATTTTTTTAATAATACTCGTGTAGGTGACATTATGGCAAGAATGACTGGGGATACGGATGCGATTCGTCACTTTGTTTCTTGGGTGTCTTACAATATTCTGGAAAACATTTTCTTGTTTACGTTTGCGATTGTTATTATGACGACAATTGACTGGAAACTCACACTAGCGCTAGTTATTGTAACGCCGCTAATTGCCTTTCTTACGATGAAAATGTCTAGCAAAGCGCAACCAGTTTTTTATGAAATTCGAGAAAGTTTTTCGCGGCTTAACTCGATGGTAGAAGAAAATATTAGTGGGAACCGTGTCGTAAAAGCATTTGCGCGCGAAGATTTTGAAATGAAGAAATTCCATGAGCACAACGAGGACTTCAAACAACGCAATTTAGATTCTGCTGCAGTTTCTAGAACTTATCTGCCTGTGCTTGATTCACTAGCTGGAATTTTAGTAGTTATCACGCTGGTTTTTGGCGGTTATTTAGTAATTAAAGGCCAAATGACACTTGGAGATTTAGTTGCTTTCAACGGTTTCTTGTGGATGCTGAATGGCCCAATGCGGATGAGTGGGTGGCTAATCAATGATGTTCAACGTTTTGTTGCCTCTTCTTTTAAAATTCAAGATATGATGGCGACCACGGCGAAAATCCCGATTCATGCCGAAAAACCAGCGCCGTCCTTACAAGGATATGTCGAGTTTAAAAATGTTAGTTTTCATTTTGAAGATGATCCAAATACCGATGTCTTGAAAAATATTTCTTTGAAAGCGGCTCCGGGTCAAACAATTGCGATTTTAGGAGAAACGGGCGCTGGAAAATCTACTTTAGTCAACTTGATTTGCCGCTTTTATGATCCGACTTCTGGTGAAATTTTATTAGATGGCGTCGATGCGAAAAAGTGGCATGTGCGGGAACTTAGAAATCATATCGCGACCGTTATGCAAGATATTTTCCTGTTTTCCGACACAATCGAAGGAAATATTGCTTTTGGTGCGCCAGATGCAACGATGGAAGATGTCCGGCGAATGGCTCAAATTGCTGATGCAGACCATTTTATTGAAACAATGCCGGAAAGTTATGACACAATTGTTGGTGAACGCGGAGTCGGCCTTTCTGGTGGACAAAAACAACGGATTTCGTTAGCCCGAGCACTACTGAAAAATCCTTCTATTCTCATTTTGGATGATACAACTTCTGCCGTTGATATGGAAACCGAAGTGAAAATCCAAGGAGAATTGAAACAAATTACGGAAAATACGACGACCTTTATTATTGCACACCGGATTTCTTCAGTTAAAGAAGCAGATGAAATATTGATTTTAAATCACGGTGAAATTATCGAGCGTGGCACACATGCAAGCTTGTTAGCGAAAAAAGGTTATTACTTTGATATTTACAACAAACAACTTGGGACGGAGGCGAGTGCGAATGGCTAG
- a CDS encoding AraC family transcriptional regulator: MLKINTTTFNPQILYIASYYTNEARVGDNHHHDFLEISIICEGTSIYDIEGERVKLSAGDVLVFNPGVNHYDITEPGMENVQLHIGFRNFALEGYTRNTFPFKKAFLRKNETESAILDIAKQIIEEKDAEKPGYDLILKAFVMQLIIHILREATPEQLENNGVKLSTDEQQKQLLVNEIIHYMEKHHTEDVSLSSLSQTMYISPAYISKVFKEETGVSPINYLIKIRLTRAEELLKNKDITVKQAANMVGYNDAYYFSKLFKKYYGFPPSENWRKSS; encoded by the coding sequence ATGCTAAAGATTAATACAACAACATTCAATCCGCAAATTCTGTATATCGCCAGTTACTATACAAATGAGGCGCGAGTTGGAGATAATCACCATCATGACTTTTTAGAAATATCTATTATTTGTGAAGGAACAAGTATTTATGATATTGAAGGGGAGCGAGTAAAACTAAGTGCCGGCGATGTACTCGTTTTTAATCCTGGCGTGAACCATTATGATATCACCGAGCCAGGCATGGAAAACGTACAACTTCACATCGGTTTTCGTAATTTTGCTTTGGAAGGCTACACGAGAAATACTTTTCCATTTAAAAAAGCCTTTTTACGAAAAAATGAGACTGAATCGGCAATTTTAGACATTGCAAAACAAATTATTGAAGAAAAAGATGCTGAAAAACCTGGTTATGACTTGATTTTGAAAGCTTTTGTAATGCAGTTAATTATCCATATTTTACGCGAGGCTACTCCTGAACAACTTGAAAATAATGGAGTGAAGTTATCGACGGATGAGCAACAAAAACAACTGCTTGTGAACGAAATTATTCACTATATGGAAAAACATCACACTGAAGATGTATCGCTTTCCTCGCTATCGCAAACGATGTATATCAGCCCGGCTTACATTTCCAAAGTTTTCAAAGAAGAAACAGGAGTGTCGCCGATTAATTATTTAATCAAAATTCGCCTTACCCGTGCCGAGGAGCTACTCAAAAATAAAGATATTACAGTGAAACAGGCCGCCAATATGGTCGGTTACAATGATGCCTATTATTTTAGTAAACTTTTCAAGAAATATTACGGCTTCCCACCATCTGAAAATTGGCGAAAATCTAGTTAA